In Pyrus communis chromosome 1, drPyrComm1.1, whole genome shotgun sequence, the following are encoded in one genomic region:
- the LOC137744001 gene encoding phototropic-responsive NPH3 family protein NPY1-like, with protein MKFMKLGSKPDAFQADGKSIRYVSSELQTDVVINVGEVKFYLHKFPLLSKSNRLQKLVSKANEDSEEIDMVDFPGGPKSFEICAKFCYGMTVTLNAYNVVAARCAAEYLEMTEGVDHSNLIYKIEVFLNSSIFRSWKDSIIVLQTTKPLLSWSEDLKIVGRCIDSIASKTSVDPANITWSYTYNRKLAERDKIIEAGMNYREKFEKVPRDWWVEDICELDIDLYKRVIIAVKSKGRMDGTVIGEALKTYAVRWLPDSVDALVLDEHALRKKSLVETIICLLPSDKGMGCSSSFLLKLLKVSILVGADELLREELVKRISLKLHEARVVDLLIPARSPQITIYDVELVLSVVSQYVMREKYKWDLDVVEKNEKGTDTFILGHGSLLGVGRLVDGYLAEIAHDPNLNLSSFVELSQSVPESARPIHDGLYKAIDIYLKEHPNLTKAERKRICALMDVKKLTLEASMDAAQNEQLPLRVVVQVLFFEQIRSAASVQALNNHPSDTSLSTTNLDEECDKIAEENCKPLGKQMSQMKVTEEFQKNAKLGKNNSKNSRSGAQLLPSRSRRIFDKLWSVGKGHVENKSSETSGSSHSPTSNVPGDSKSVSSSRQRRYSIS; from the exons ATGAAGTTTATGAAACTGGGGTCTAAGCCTGATGCATTTCAGGCTGATGGCAAGTCTATCAG ATATGTGTCGTCTGAACTGCAGACGGATGTTGTTATTAATGTTGGGGAAGTGAAGTTTTACCTTCACAAG TTCCCTCTCTTGTCCAAGAGCAATCGCCTGCAAAAACTAGTATCAAAAGCCAATGAGGATTCTGAAGAAATTGACATGGTTGATTTTCCTGGTGGGCCAAAATCCTTTGAAATTTGTGCAAAGTTTTGCTATGGAATGACTGTTACTCTCAACGCTTACAATGTTGTGGCTGCTCGATGTGCTGCTGAGTATCTGGAAATGACCGAGGGTGTTGATCACAGTAACCTAATATACAAAATTGAGGTGTTCCTTAACTCAAGCATCTTCCGTAGCTGGAAAGATTCCATCATTGTGCTACAAACCACTAAACCTCTTCTGTCGTGGTCTGAAGATctgaagattgttggaagatgCATAGACTCAATTGCTTCTAAAACATCTGTAGACCCTGCCAACATCACTTGGTCCTACACATATAACAGAAAATTAGCAGAGCGTGATAAAATTATTGAAGCAGGGATGAATTATcgagaaaaatttgaaaaagttcCAAGGGATTGGTGGGTTGAAGACATATGTGAGCTGGATATTGATCTCTACAAACGAGTTATTATTGCTGTAAAATCAAAGGGAAGAATGGATGGCACTGTTATTGGGGAGGCTCTGAAGACTTACGCAGTTAGATGGTTGCCAGATTCTGTTGATGCACTGGTTTTGGACGAACACGCCTTGAGGAAAAAATCTCTGGTAGAAACAATTATTTGCTTATTGCCGTCAGACAAAGGTATGGGTTGTTCATCCAGTTTCTTGCTGAAACTTTTGAAAGTTTCTATTTTGGTTGGAGCAGACGAGTTGTTGAGGGAAGAGTTGGTGAAGAGGATCAGTTTGAAGTTGCATGAAGCTCGTGTAGTTGACTTATTGATCCCCGCACGATCTCCTCAAATTACTATATATGACGTTGAGTTGGTTCTGTCTGTTGTGAGTCAGTATGTGATGCGTGAAAAGTacaagtgggatttggatgttGTCGAGAAGAATGAAAAGGGGACTGATACTTTTATATTAGGGCATGGATCGTTGTTGGGTGTTGGCAGACTGGTCGATGGGTATCTTGCAGAAATTGCACATGACCCAAATCTTAACCTCAGTAGTTTTGTAGAGTTATCACAATCAGTTCCCGAGTCAGCAAGGCCAATTCACGATGGGTTGTACAAAGCCATTGACATCTACCTGAAG GAGCACCCTAATTTGACAAAGGCTGAAAGGAAAAGAATTTGTGCATTGATGGATGTCAAGAAACTTACACTGGAGGCATCGATGGATGCTGCACAGAACGAGCAGCTCCCACTTCGAGTCGTTGTTCAAGTTCTCTTCTTTGAGCAGATAAGATCTGCAGCTAGCGTTCAAGCCCTTAACAACCATCCCAGTGACACTTCACTTTCCACAACAAATTTGGACGAGGAATGTGACAAGATAGCAGAAGAAAACTGCAAGCCGTTGGGAAAACAGATGAGCCAAATGAAGGTAACTGAAGAGTTCCAGAAGAACGCAAAACTGGGAAAAAACAACAGTAAAAACAGCCGAAGTGGTGCGCAATTGCTTCCATCTAGGTCGAGGAGAATCTTCGATAAATTGTGGTCTGTGGGGAAGGGGCATGTAGAGAACAAGAGCTCCGAGACATCCGGGAGTTCTCATAGTCCAACTTCAAATGTTCCTGGCGATTCAAAGTCGGTATCATCTTCGAGACAGAGGAGGTATTCCATCTCGTAA